The genome window CAACCGCCGGGGTGAACGGCTCAAAGTAAAAGAGCGTTTTCACGCCGGCATCGTTGAGAATCCATGCGACTTCTTCCGGGTTGAGAAGCAGGTTGATCGGAACAACCGTGGCACCCGCTTTTTGAATACCGAAATAAATGGCGATAAATTCCGCGCTGTTGATGCCGTACAGGCCGACGTGGTCGCCCGGCTGCGTGCCGCGTTCGATCAGGTTGGCGGCAATGGCGTCGGACATTTGGTTCAGTTCGGCATAGGTGACGCTTTTCTGCGGGGTCACAACTGCCGGTTTGTCCGCGTGTGCTTCGGCGCTTTTGCGAAAAAGGAAAGGGATGGTTTCTGTGTTCATGAGGCGCAGAATAGCGGACCTGCCTTGTCGGATCACTTCTTTTTTATATTGCCTGTTCGTTATGCTCGCTTAAGCCGCCAAGGCTCAGAACCCGCCGAGTCCGGGCGGTGGAAAGCGGCCGGTTTTTCAAACATTGGAACCGTGAGAATGACCGGTGCTGCCAGAATTACCACAACAGGAAAAAGACCCGGGCAGACCGGAATCCCCAACAGGACTTTGCAATGACTTCAAGGGATATGGCCATGGCTGCCCTCAGCCGGAGCCAGGGTATACCGCCAGCAAAAAGTGGCTGTGTGATGTCTCTGTTGTTAAAGGCTCTGAGCCTTTGCCGGAGAATTTATTCTCACTTGTTTTTCCAGTGCTTGCGGCGGTGGGCTTCTGCGGCTGCATCCGATTCCTGCCTCATGTGAATGAAGTTTTCGTAGCGCTCTCTGGAGATTTCTCCGGCTTCGACGGCGGCTTCGATGGCACAGCCCTTGGTGTTGACGTGGGCGCAGTCGCGGAACCGGCACTGGTCTTCGAGGGCGGTGATTTCGTCGAATGTTTCGTCGATGCCGGTAGTCGAGTCAAGATGGCCGAGTTCGCGCATGCCGGGGGTATCAATCATCAGTGCGCCGGTATCGAGTTCGATCAGCTCGCGCCAGGTGGTGGAATGAATTCCTTTTCCGTCTTTTTCGCGGACAGGCAGGGTGAAGTAGAGATCCTCTTCTCCAATGACGCTGTTGATGAGCGAGGTTTTTCCAACACCGGAAGCGCCGATGAGGCAGTATGTTTTTGAGGGTTCGAGCAGGTCGTGCACTTCGTCGAGCCCGTCGCCGGTGATGTTGCTGATGGGCAGCACCGGCACATTGGGAATACGGGTTCTGACCTCGTCGATGCGCTCGTTGAGCAGGTCGTCCGGAAGCAGGTCCTTTTTGGTCATCAGGATGACCGGATCGATGCCGCTGTCGAGCACGATGGAAAGGTAGCGTTCAAGCTTGCGCAGATTGTAGCCTTTATCCAGCGTGTGAACGACGAAGGCGGTGTCGATGTTGGCGGCAATGAGCTGATAGCTGACGACGCGGCCGACGCTCTTCCGCTTCAGTGCGGTTTTTCGATCAAAGATCGAGTGGATGACGGCAAAGTCGCCTTTATCAAATTTTTTGCAGCGGACCCAGTCCCCGACCGTCAGGTAGTTGTTGGTATGGCGCGCCTCGCGGCGCAGCCTGCCGGTTGAGCGGGCGGGGCGGGTGGTTTCGCCATCACTGATGTCGGCCCACCCCTTGTGCACGGCCGTGACGCGCGCAAGGGTCCATTTGCCCTCTTCGGACGGATCGATTTGGTTCTGAAACCACTCGCAGAATCCGAATTCTTCCAGCGTCATACGTGAAGGGGAGTTGGGTCAACGGTTGGTAATGGCAGCCGCAACAAAGTCGCGGAAGAGCGGGTGCGGTTTAACCGGCTGGCTCTTGAGCTCCGGATGGGCCTGGGTGGCGACGAACCACGGGTGATCGGGCAGTTCGATCATTTCCACCACGCCGATGTCCGGATTGCGGCCGGAAAGAATCAGGCCGTTTTCTTCAAACTGTGCGCAGTAGTTGTTGTTCACCTCGTAACGGTGACGGTGACGCTCGGAAATATTCGGCTCGCCGTAGGCCGCAAAGGATTTGGTGCCTTCTTTGAGGTCGCACGGGCAGGCGCCAAGGCGCATGGTGCCGCCTTTTTCGGTGACATTCTGCTGTTCGTCCATCAGGCAGACGACCGGATGCTCGGTTTTGATGCCGCGTTCTTCGTCGAATTCGGTGGTGTGTGCACCGGTCAGTTTGCAGACGTTGCGGGCGAATTCAATAACCGCGCACTGCAGGCCGAGACAGATGCCGAGGAACGGGATGTTGTTCTCACGGGCGTACTGCGCAGCGCGGATTTTTCCTTCCATGCCGCGCGATCCGAATCCACCAGGAATCAGGATGCCGGAGACGGTTTTAAGAATGTCGGGATCGGTTTCGATTTCTTCCGCGGCCAGTTTGATGATGTCGACTTTGTAGCCGGATGCGTATCCGCCGTGGTACAGCGCTTCGTAGATGGATTTATAGGCATCCTGAAGCTCGGAGTATTTCCCGACGACGCCGATCTTGACCGTGCCTTTCGGGTTTTTAATGGTGTCGATGAGCTGTTCCCAGTCGGACAGGTTCGGCTGGTCGGAACAGTCGATGTTAAAATGATCGATGATCTGCTGGTCGACGTTTTGTTTGGCAAGCACCAGCGGGATTTCATAAATGGAGGTGTCGACGTCTTTTTCGACGATGACGCATTCTTTGTCGACGTTGCAGAAGAGCGAGAGCTTTTCGAGGTGTTCCTTGGTCAGGTCCACTTCTGTGCGGCAGACAAGAATGTGCGGCAGGATGCCGATTTCGCGCAGTTTGGCGACGCTTTGCTGGGTCGGTTTGGTTTTCACCTCTTTGGCGGCCGCGATGTAAGGCACATAGGTGAGGTGAATGTACATGGAGTTTTTACGACCGACATCGGCCCCGAGCTGGCGCAGGGCTTCGAGAAAAATCAGCCCTTCAATGTCTCCGACCGTTCCGCCGAGCTCAATGATGATGACATCGGGGTTTTCCTCTTCGAGGCTGCGGATGCGCTCTTTGATTTCATTGGAAATATGCGGGATCATCTGGACGGTGCCGCCGAGGTAGTCGCCGCGTCGTTCTTTGTGCAGAACGTTCCAGTAAATGCGTCCGGCAGTGATGTTGCTGCGCTGGGAGGTGGGCTGACCGGTGTAGCGTTCGTAGTGGCCGAGGTCGAGGTCCGTTTCGG of Tichowtungia aerotolerans contains these proteins:
- the rsgA gene encoding ribosome small subunit-dependent GTPase A yields the protein MTLEEFGFCEWFQNQIDPSEEGKWTLARVTAVHKGWADISDGETTRPARSTGRLRREARHTNNYLTVGDWVRCKKFDKGDFAVIHSIFDRKTALKRKSVGRVVSYQLIAANIDTAFVVHTLDKGYNLRKLERYLSIVLDSGIDPVILMTKKDLLPDDLLNERIDEVRTRIPNVPVLPISNITGDGLDEVHDLLEPSKTYCLIGASGVGKTSLINSVIGEEDLYFTLPVREKDGKGIHSTTWRELIELDTGALMIDTPGMRELGHLDSTTGIDETFDEITALEDQCRFRDCAHVNTKGCAIEAAVEAGEISRERYENFIHMRQESDAAAEAHRRKHWKNK
- a CDS encoding CTP synthase, translating into MAKYLFITGGVVSSLGKGITAASIGRLLINRGLSIRMLKMDPYLNVDPGTMSPYQHGEVYVTDDGAETDLDLGHYERYTGQPTSQRSNITAGRIYWNVLHKERRGDYLGGTVQMIPHISNEIKERIRSLEEENPDVIIIELGGTVGDIEGLIFLEALRQLGADVGRKNSMYIHLTYVPYIAAAKEVKTKPTQQSVAKLREIGILPHILVCRTEVDLTKEHLEKLSLFCNVDKECVIVEKDVDTSIYEIPLVLAKQNVDQQIIDHFNIDCSDQPNLSDWEQLIDTIKNPKGTVKIGVVGKYSELQDAYKSIYEALYHGGYASGYKVDIIKLAAEEIETDPDILKTVSGILIPGGFGSRGMEGKIRAAQYARENNIPFLGICLGLQCAVIEFARNVCKLTGAHTTEFDEERGIKTEHPVVCLMDEQQNVTEKGGTMRLGACPCDLKEGTKSFAAYGEPNISERHRHRYEVNNNYCAQFEENGLILSGRNPDIGVVEMIELPDHPWFVATQAHPELKSQPVKPHPLFRDFVAAAITNR